A part of Neovison vison isolate M4711 chromosome 8, ASM_NN_V1, whole genome shotgun sequence genomic DNA contains:
- the LOC122915289 gene encoding poly(rC)-binding protein 2-like isoform X2, protein MDTGVIEGGLNVTLTIRLLMHGKEVGSIIGKKGESVKKMREESGARINISEGNCPERIITLAGPTSAIFKAFAMIIDKLEEDISSSMTNSTAASRPPVTLRLVVPASQCGSLIGKGGCKIKEIRESTGAQVQVAGDMLPNSTERAITIAGIPQSIIECVKQICVVMLESPPKGVTIPYRPKPSSSPVIFAGGQAYAIQGQYAIPQPDLTKLHQLAMQQSHFPMTHGNTGFSGIESSSPEVKGYWAGLDASAQTTSHELTIPNDLIGCIIGRQGAKINEIRQMSGAQIKIANPVEGSTDRLVTITGSAASISLAQYLINVRLSSEMGGMGSS, encoded by the exons ATGGACACCGGTGTGATTGAAGGTGGATTAAATGTCACTCTCACCATCCGGCTACTTATGCATGGAAAGGAAGTTGGCAGTATCATCggaaagaaaggagaatcagTTAAGAAGATGCGTGAGGAGAGTGGTGCACGTATCAACATCTCAGAAGGGAATTGTCCTGAGAGAATTATCACTTTGGCTGGACCCACTAGCGCGATCTTCAAAGCCTTTGCTATGATCATTGACAAACTGGAAGAGGACATCAGCAGCTCTATGACCAATAGCACAGCTGCCAGTAGACCCCCAGTTACCCTGAGGCTGGTGGTCCCTGCTAGTCAGTGTGGCTCTCTCATTGGGAAAGGTGGTTGCAAGATCAAGGAAATACGAGAGAGTACAGGGGCTCAGGTCCAGGTGGCAGGGGATATGCTCCCCAACTCAACTGAGCGGGCCATCACTATTGCTGGCATTCCGCAATCCATCATTGAGTGTGTGAAACAGATCTGCGTGGTCATGTTGGAGTCCCCCCCGAAGGGCGTGACCATCCCGTACCGGCCCAAGCCGTCCAGTTCTCCAGTCATCTTTGCAGGTGGTCAG GCCTATGCCATTCAAGGACAGTATGCCATTCCACAGCCAGATTTGACCAAGCTGCACCAGTTGGCAATGCAACAGTCTCATTTTCCCATGACGCATGGCAACACCGGATTCAGTGGCATTGAATCCAGCTCTCCAGAGGTGAAAGGCTATTGGGCAGGTTTGGATGCATCTGCTCAGACTACTTCTCATGAACTCACCATTCCAAATGATTTGATTGGCTGCATAATCGGGCGTCAGGGCGCCAAAATCAATGAGATCCGTCAGATGTCTGGGGCGCAGATCAAAATTGCGAACCCAGTGGAAGGATCTACTGATAGGCTGGTTACCATCACTGGATCTGCTGCCAGCATTAGCCTGGCTCAATACCTAATCAATGTCAGGCTTTCCTCGGAGATGGGTGGCATGGGCAGCAGCTAG
- the LOC122915289 gene encoding poly(rC)-binding protein 2-like isoform X1 produces MDTGVIEGGLNVTLTIRLLMHGKEVGSIIGKKGESVKKMREESGARINISEGNCPERIITLAGPTSAIFKAFAMIIDKLEEDISSSMTNSTAASRPPVTLRLVVPASQCGSLIGKGGCKIKEIRESTGAQVQVAGDMLPNSTERAITIAGIPQSIIECVKQICVVMLESPPKGVTIPYRPKPSSSPVIFAGGQDRYSTGSDSASFPHTTPSMCLNPDLEGPPLEAYAIQGQYAIPQPDLTKLHQLAMQQSHFPMTHGNTGFSGIESSSPEVKGYWAGLDASAQTTSHELTIPNDLIGCIIGRQGAKINEIRQMSGAQIKIANPVEGSTDRLVTITGSAASISLAQYLINVRLSSEMGGMGSS; encoded by the coding sequence ATGGACACCGGTGTGATTGAAGGTGGATTAAATGTCACTCTCACCATCCGGCTACTTATGCATGGAAAGGAAGTTGGCAGTATCATCggaaagaaaggagaatcagTTAAGAAGATGCGTGAGGAGAGTGGTGCACGTATCAACATCTCAGAAGGGAATTGTCCTGAGAGAATTATCACTTTGGCTGGACCCACTAGCGCGATCTTCAAAGCCTTTGCTATGATCATTGACAAACTGGAAGAGGACATCAGCAGCTCTATGACCAATAGCACAGCTGCCAGTAGACCCCCAGTTACCCTGAGGCTGGTGGTCCCTGCTAGTCAGTGTGGCTCTCTCATTGGGAAAGGTGGTTGCAAGATCAAGGAAATACGAGAGAGTACAGGGGCTCAGGTCCAGGTGGCAGGGGATATGCTCCCCAACTCAACTGAGCGGGCCATCACTATTGCTGGCATTCCGCAATCCATCATTGAGTGTGTGAAACAGATCTGCGTGGTCATGTTGGAGTCCCCCCCGAAGGGCGTGACCATCCCGTACCGGCCCAAGCCGTCCAGTTCTCCAGTCATCTTTGCAGGTGGTCAGGACAGGTACAGCACAGGCAGCGACAGTGCGAGCTTTCCCCACACCACCCCGTCCATGTGCCTCAACCCTGACCTGGAGGGACCACCTCTAGAGGCCTATGCCATTCAAGGACAGTATGCCATTCCACAGCCAGATTTGACCAAGCTGCACCAGTTGGCAATGCAACAGTCTCATTTTCCCATGACGCATGGCAACACCGGATTCAGTGGCATTGAATCCAGCTCTCCAGAGGTGAAAGGCTATTGGGCAGGTTTGGATGCATCTGCTCAGACTACTTCTCATGAACTCACCATTCCAAATGATTTGATTGGCTGCATAATCGGGCGTCAGGGCGCCAAAATCAATGAGATCCGTCAGATGTCTGGGGCGCAGATCAAAATTGCGAACCCAGTGGAAGGATCTACTGATAGGCTGGTTACCATCACTGGATCTGCTGCCAGCATTAGCCTGGCTCAATACCTAATCAATGTCAGGCTTTCCTCGGAGATGGGTGGCATGGGCAGCAGCTAG